In Nonomuraea sp. NBC_00507, the following are encoded in one genomic region:
- a CDS encoding valine--tRNA ligase: MVTVTTPELPTQYTPADVETRSYDRWVSEGYFGADPGSSGEPYSIVLPPPNVTGVLHIGHALDHSIQDALTRRARMQGRETLWLPGMDHAGIATQNVVERELAKEGLSRHDLGREAFVERVWQWKEESGGRILGQMRKLGDGVDWSRERFTMDTGLSRAVQTIFKRLFDDGLIYRAERIINWCPRCLTALSDIEVEHSEDEGELVSIRYSDEIVVATTRAETMLGDTAVAVHPSDERYAHLIGTMVELPLTGRMIPVVGDEHVDPAFGTGAVKVTPAHDPNDFEIGRRHSLPSLTVMDERGVITAHGPFQGLDRFEARPAVVAALRADGRIVAEKRPYVHSVGHCSRCKTVVEPRLSLQWFVNVGPLAKAAGDAVRDGRTRIHPPELAKRYFDWVDDMHDWCISRQLWWGHRIPVWYGPEGDVVCVGPDEEPPAGYTQDSDVLDTWFSSALWPFSTMGWPDATPELARFYPTSVLVTGYDILFFWVARMMMFGLYAMDGEPPFRVVALHGMVRDQYGKKMSKSFGNVVDPLDWIERFGADATRFTLLRGANPGADVAVSEEWAAGSRNFCNKIWNATRFALMNGAAVGSLDGADLTAADRWILSRLQTVVTAADAAFEDYEFAKAADLLYHFAWDEVCDWYLELAKIQLGEGLDHTRLVLGHVFDALLRLLHPLVPFVSEELWRAVTGGESIVVAPWPVADSRYADAAAEAEIDALQELVTEVRRFRSDQGLKPGQKVAARLGLAGTPLADQETAVRALLRLTQPTESFSATARLSVGDVTVEIDTAGAIDVVAERKRLEKDLAAARKEAAQVAAKLGNEQFMAKAPDDVVAKVRSRAEQASADIARLEAQLAGLGV; encoded by the coding sequence TTGGTCACTGTGACAACGCCAGAGCTGCCTACGCAATACACACCGGCCGACGTCGAGACCCGGAGCTATGACCGCTGGGTATCCGAAGGCTACTTCGGCGCCGATCCGGGCAGCTCGGGCGAGCCATACAGCATCGTCCTGCCGCCGCCCAACGTCACGGGCGTCCTGCACATCGGGCACGCACTCGACCACTCCATCCAGGACGCGCTCACGCGCCGCGCCCGCATGCAGGGGCGCGAGACGCTCTGGCTGCCCGGCATGGACCACGCGGGCATCGCTACACAAAACGTCGTCGAGCGTGAGCTGGCCAAGGAGGGGCTGTCGCGGCACGACCTGGGACGCGAGGCGTTCGTTGAGCGGGTCTGGCAGTGGAAAGAGGAGTCCGGTGGCCGGATCCTCGGCCAGATGCGCAAGCTGGGCGACGGCGTCGACTGGTCACGCGAGCGCTTCACCATGGACACGGGTCTGTCGCGTGCGGTGCAGACGATCTTCAAGAGGCTCTTCGACGACGGGCTGATCTACCGCGCCGAGCGCATCATCAACTGGTGCCCGCGCTGCCTCACCGCGCTGTCCGACATCGAGGTCGAGCACAGCGAGGACGAGGGCGAGCTGGTCTCGATCCGCTACTCCGACGAGATCGTCGTGGCCACCACACGAGCCGAGACCATGCTCGGCGACACCGCCGTGGCCGTTCACCCCTCGGACGAGCGTTACGCCCACCTGATCGGCACGATGGTCGAGCTGCCGCTCACCGGTCGCATGATCCCCGTGGTCGGCGACGAGCACGTCGATCCGGCCTTCGGCACCGGCGCGGTCAAGGTCACCCCCGCCCACGACCCCAACGACTTCGAGATCGGACGGCGTCATTCCCTGCCGTCGCTGACCGTCATGGACGAGCGCGGCGTGATCACCGCGCACGGGCCGTTCCAGGGGCTCGATCGCTTCGAGGCCCGGCCGGCCGTCGTCGCCGCGCTGCGCGCGGACGGCAGGATCGTCGCCGAGAAGCGCCCCTACGTGCACTCGGTCGGCCACTGCTCGCGCTGCAAGACCGTCGTCGAGCCGCGGCTGTCGCTGCAGTGGTTCGTCAACGTCGGGCCTCTGGCGAAGGCGGCCGGTGACGCGGTTCGCGACGGGCGCACCCGCATTCACCCGCCGGAGCTGGCCAAGCGTTACTTCGACTGGGTCGACGACATGCACGATTGGTGCATCTCCCGCCAGCTGTGGTGGGGGCACCGCATCCCGGTCTGGTACGGGCCCGAGGGCGATGTCGTGTGCGTGGGCCCCGACGAGGAGCCGCCCGCCGGCTACACGCAGGACTCCGACGTCCTGGACACCTGGTTCTCCTCCGCGCTGTGGCCGTTCTCGACGATGGGCTGGCCGGACGCCACGCCGGAGCTGGCCCGCTTCTACCCGACGTCCGTGCTCGTCACCGGCTACGACATCCTGTTCTTCTGGGTGGCCCGGATGATGATGTTCGGGCTCTACGCCATGGATGGCGAGCCGCCGTTCCGCGTCGTGGCGCTGCACGGAATGGTCCGCGACCAATACGGCAAGAAGATGTCCAAGTCGTTCGGCAACGTGGTCGACCCGCTCGACTGGATCGAGCGCTTCGGCGCCGACGCCACCCGCTTCACGCTGCTGCGTGGTGCCAATCCCGGCGCCGACGTCGCGGTGAGCGAGGAGTGGGCGGCCGGCTCACGCAACTTCTGCAACAAGATCTGGAACGCCACCAGGTTCGCGCTCATGAACGGCGCCGCTGTGGGGTCGCTCGACGGCGCCGACCTGACCGCGGCCGACCGGTGGATCCTGTCGCGCCTGCAGACCGTGGTGACGGCCGCGGACGCCGCCTTCGAGGACTATGAATTCGCCAAGGCGGCCGACCTGCTCTACCACTTCGCGTGGGACGAGGTCTGCGACTGGTACCTGGAGCTGGCCAAGATCCAGCTCGGTGAGGGGCTCGACCACACGCGGCTGGTGCTCGGCCACGTGTTCGACGCGTTGCTGCGGCTGCTTCATCCGCTGGTGCCGTTCGTGTCCGAGGAGCTGTGGCGGGCCGTCACGGGCGGCGAGTCGATCGTCGTGGCGCCGTGGCCGGTTGCCGACTCCCGCTACGCGGACGCCGCCGCCGAGGCGGAGATCGATGCGCTGCAGGAGCTGGTGACCGAGGTGCGCAGGTTCCGCTCGGATCAGGGCCTCAAGCCGGGCCAGAAGGTGGCCGCCCGGCTCGGGCTCGCCGGCACGCCGCTGGCGGATCAGGAGACGGCGGTCCGCGCGTTGCTGCGCCTGACGCAGCCGACGGAGTCGTTCAGCGCCACAGCGCGGCTCTCGGTGGGCGACGTGACGGTGGAAATCGACACCGCCGGCGCCATCGACGTCGTCGCCGAGCGCAAGCGGCTGGAGAAGGACTTGGCCGCCGCGCGCAAGGAGGCCGCACAGGTGGCCGCCAAGCTGGGCAACGAGCAGTTCATGGCCAAGGCGCCGGACGACGTGGTGGCCAAGGTCAGAAGCCGGGCCGAGCAGGCATCCGCCGACATCGCGCGGCTGGAGGCACAGCTCGCCGGGCTCGGTGTTTGA
- a CDS encoding bifunctional folylpolyglutamate synthase/dihydrofolate synthase, producing MERGVEWDFEPTLDRIAALLDVLGSPQRAYPVIHIAGTNGKTSTARLTEALLRERNLRVGRFTSPHLISMRERITVDGEPLSEERFAEVYEEIAPYVELTDAQGRRIQFFELLTAMAFAAFSDTPVDVAVVEAGMGGSWDATNVADGIVSVITPISLDHTDRLGPDIPSIASEKAGIIKPGATTVLAQQELAAAEVLMRRAAEVGAVVAREGLEFGVMSREVAMGGQLLTLRGLKGVYDEVYLPLYGAHQASNAVCALAAVEALTAGDDPLDVELVRQAFAQASSPGRMEVVRRTPTVVIDAAHNPGGMQATLEGLHEAFDFAKVIGVVAVMRDKDVHTLLDLLEPVLDEIVVTRNSSPRSMSPDELASLAEPLFGEDRVHIEDRLDDAIDKGIGIADAEGEFSGTGVLITGSVVTAGDARRLLNVDGA from the coding sequence ATGGAGCGTGGCGTCGAGTGGGATTTCGAGCCGACGCTCGACAGGATCGCGGCCCTCCTGGATGTGCTCGGCTCTCCGCAGCGGGCGTACCCGGTGATACACATCGCCGGCACCAACGGAAAGACGAGCACGGCGCGGCTCACCGAGGCGCTGCTACGGGAGCGCAACTTGCGGGTGGGGCGGTTCACCAGCCCTCACCTCATCTCCATGCGCGAGCGGATCACGGTGGACGGAGAGCCGCTGAGCGAGGAGCGGTTCGCTGAGGTATACGAAGAGATCGCCCCATATGTAGAGCTCACTGATGCTCAGGGGCGGCGTATCCAGTTCTTCGAGCTGCTGACCGCGATGGCCTTCGCGGCGTTCTCCGACACCCCAGTCGATGTCGCGGTCGTGGAGGCCGGGATGGGCGGGTCGTGGGACGCCACCAATGTGGCGGACGGCATCGTGTCGGTCATCACGCCTATCTCCCTTGACCACACCGATCGGCTCGGGCCGGACATCCCGAGCATCGCCTCAGAAAAGGCCGGCATCATCAAGCCCGGCGCGACGACCGTGCTGGCCCAGCAGGAGTTGGCCGCGGCGGAGGTGCTGATGCGGCGGGCGGCCGAAGTGGGTGCCGTCGTGGCGCGGGAAGGGCTGGAGTTCGGAGTGATGAGCCGCGAGGTCGCGATGGGCGGCCAACTGCTCACGCTGCGCGGCCTCAAGGGTGTATACGATGAGGTCTACCTGCCGCTCTACGGTGCTCACCAGGCAAGCAACGCGGTCTGCGCGCTGGCCGCCGTCGAGGCGTTGACCGCTGGTGATGACCCCCTCGACGTCGAGCTCGTACGGCAGGCGTTCGCCCAGGCGTCCTCTCCGGGGCGCATGGAGGTCGTGCGCCGCACGCCGACGGTGGTGATCGACGCCGCGCACAACCCCGGCGGGATGCAGGCCACCCTGGAGGGGCTGCACGAGGCGTTCGACTTCGCCAAGGTCATCGGCGTGGTCGCGGTCATGCGCGACAAGGACGTCCACACCTTGCTCGACCTGCTGGAGCCGGTCCTCGACGAGATCGTTGTCACGCGTAACTCGTCTCCTCGGTCGATGTCGCCCGACGAGCTGGCGTCGCTGGCGGAGCCGCTCTTCGGCGAGGACCGGGTGCACATCGAGGACCGGCTCGACGACGCCATCGACAAGGGGATCGGCATCGCCGACGCGGAAGGCGAGTTCAGCGGCACTGGGGTGCTGATCACCGGGTCCGTCGTCACCGCCGGCGACGCGCGGCGGCTCCTGAACGTGGATGGCGCCTAA
- a CDS encoding DUF4233 domain-containing protein gives MKDFQVTPGMRRLGASVLGMEAIVAGLITPVAITVGGVAPALAVSVGIGLAVLCVVAAGLLKRPFGYVLGSVVQVLAICTGFLVTAMFFLGAIFTALWITAIIVARRVEGVTSR, from the coding sequence ATGAAGGACTTCCAAGTCACGCCCGGGATGCGCCGCCTCGGCGCCAGCGTGCTCGGCATGGAGGCCATTGTCGCCGGACTGATCACGCCCGTGGCGATCACCGTGGGCGGGGTCGCGCCCGCGCTGGCCGTGAGTGTCGGCATCGGGCTGGCCGTGTTGTGCGTGGTAGCCGCGGGCCTGCTCAAGAGGCCCTTCGGCTATGTCCTCGGCAGCGTCGTACAGGTGCTGGCGATCTGCACGGGTTTCCTGGTGACAGCGATGTTCTTCCTCGGAGCGATATTCACGGCACTATGGATCACGGCGATTATCGTCGCTCGCCGTGTCGAGGGCGTCACTAGCCGCTAA
- the ndk gene encoding nucleoside-diphosphate kinase yields the protein MSERTLVLIKPDGVKRGLIGDVIARVERKGLKVVAMDLRTLDADTAKVHYAEHAERPFFGELVEFITSGPLVAMVLEGPRAVEAFRALAGATDPVKSAPGTIRGDHALEIGENVVHGSDSPESAAREIKIFFPDRF from the coding sequence GTGTCCGAGCGCACTCTTGTCCTGATCAAGCCCGACGGGGTGAAGCGTGGCCTCATCGGTGACGTGATCGCCCGTGTGGAGCGCAAGGGCCTCAAGGTCGTGGCGATGGACCTGCGCACCCTCGACGCCGACACCGCCAAGGTCCACTACGCCGAGCACGCCGAGCGGCCGTTCTTCGGCGAGCTCGTCGAGTTCATCACGTCGGGCCCGCTCGTGGCCATGGTGCTCGAGGGCCCGCGCGCCGTCGAGGCCTTCCGCGCGCTGGCAGGCGCCACCGACCCGGTGAAGTCGGCGCCCGGCACGATCCGCGGCGACCACGCGCTCGAGATCGGCGAGAACGTCGTGCACGGCTCCGACTCCCCGGAGTCCGCCGCCAGGGAGATCAAGATCTTCTTCCCGGACCGGTTCTAG
- a CDS encoding rod shape-determining protein, with amino-acid sequence MGSKLAFLGRDMAVDLGTANTLVYVRGRGIVLNEPSVVAINTTTGKIVAVGIEAKRMIGRTPGNIIAVRPLKDGVIADFDVTERMLRYFIQRVHRRRHFAKPRIIIAVPSGITSVEQRAVKEAGYQAGARKVYIVEEPMAAAIGAGLPVHEPTGNMVVDIGGGTTEVAIISMGGVVTSQSIRIGGDELDQAVIAFAKKEFSLMLGERTAEEIKMAIGSACPNGEEAHAEIRGRDLVSGLPKTIIVSGEEIRKAIEEPVNAIVDAVKSTLDKCPPELSGDIMDRGIALTGGGALLKGLEERVKAETGMPVHLVDNALDSVAIGSGKCAEEFEALQDVLVPESRH; translated from the coding sequence ATGGGCAGCAAGCTCGCGTTCCTCGGCCGTGACATGGCGGTCGACCTGGGCACCGCCAACACGTTGGTCTACGTGCGCGGCCGGGGCATCGTGCTCAACGAGCCGTCAGTCGTGGCGATCAACACCACTACGGGCAAGATCGTTGCGGTTGGCATCGAGGCCAAGCGGATGATCGGTCGCACGCCCGGCAACATCATCGCGGTCCGCCCGCTCAAGGACGGTGTGATCGCCGACTTCGACGTCACCGAGCGCATGTTGCGATATTTCATCCAAAGGGTGCATAGGCGTCGGCATTTCGCCAAGCCGCGCATCATCATCGCCGTGCCCAGCGGCATCACCAGCGTCGAGCAGCGCGCGGTGAAGGAGGCCGGCTACCAGGCGGGCGCCCGGAAGGTCTACATCGTCGAGGAGCCCATGGCCGCCGCCATCGGGGCGGGGCTGCCCGTGCACGAGCCCACCGGCAACATGGTCGTCGACATCGGTGGCGGCACCACCGAGGTGGCGATCATCTCGATGGGCGGCGTGGTCACCAGCCAGTCGATCAGGATCGGCGGCGACGAGCTCGACCAGGCGGTGATCGCGTTCGCCAAGAAGGAGTTTTCCCTGATGCTCGGCGAGCGCACCGCCGAGGAGATCAAGATGGCCATCGGCTCGGCCTGCCCCAACGGTGAGGAGGCACACGCGGAGATCCGCGGCCGCGACCTGGTCAGCGGGCTGCCTAAGACGATCATCGTGTCCGGTGAGGAGATCAGGAAGGCCATCGAGGAGCCGGTCAACGCGATCGTGGACGCGGTGAAGAGCACGCTCGACAAGTGCCCGCCCGAGTTGTCCGGCGACATCATGGACCGCGGCATCGCGCTCACCGGCGGAGGCGCCCTGCTCAAGGGGCTGGAGGAGCGGGTCAAGGCCGAGACGGGCATGCCGGTGCACCTCGTCGACAACGCACTCGACTCGGTGGCCATCGGCTCGGGCAAGTGCGCCGAGGAGTTCGAGGCGCTCCAAGACGTCCTTGTGCCGGAGTCGCGACACTGA
- the mreC gene encoding rod shape-determining protein MreC, which produces MRDSRRARLILGALLTAALVILTIDHRTGESSPLRPLRAAGAWVFGTAEQFGSGLVRPVGGFVRAILTAPSAQERIEVLKEENAKLRTELLTDKLDGARSNELKKVLGLSGTGGYKVVAANVVARRGQPGFEDTVQIDAGTSDGVQPEMTVLNGDGLVGRVIHASARTSTVVLLSDPASAAGARLEGGREIGVVHGVGEHGRLVQFRLLDSTAPLTRGARIVSFGSQNGRPYVPGVPIGVIERVESTPGELTRIAYARPYADLTALDVVGVVVEAPKRDPRDAVLPAKRDAVPAKEGSR; this is translated from the coding sequence ATGAGAGACTCGCGCCGGGCCCGGCTGATCCTCGGAGCGCTGCTGACAGCGGCTTTGGTCATCCTGACCATCGACCACCGCACCGGCGAGAGCTCGCCGCTGCGTCCGCTGCGCGCTGCCGGGGCATGGGTGTTCGGCACGGCCGAGCAGTTCGGCAGTGGGCTGGTGCGGCCGGTCGGCGGGTTCGTGCGCGCCATCCTGACGGCGCCGAGCGCCCAGGAACGCATCGAGGTGCTCAAGGAGGAGAATGCGAAGCTGCGCACGGAGCTGCTGACGGACAAGCTCGACGGCGCCCGCTCCAACGAGCTCAAGAAGGTGCTCGGGCTGTCGGGGACGGGTGGATACAAGGTCGTCGCGGCCAACGTGGTCGCCAGGCGCGGGCAGCCGGGGTTCGAGGACACCGTCCAGATCGACGCCGGCACCAGTGACGGCGTGCAGCCTGAGATGACCGTGCTCAATGGTGATGGGCTGGTCGGACGGGTGATCCACGCATCCGCCCGCACGTCGACGGTGGTGCTGCTCAGCGATCCGGCCTCGGCCGCGGGAGCGCGGCTGGAGGGCGGGAGGGAGATCGGGGTGGTGCACGGGGTGGGGGAGCACGGCAGGCTCGTCCAGTTCCGCCTCCTCGACTCCACAGCGCCGCTGACCAGGGGCGCGCGCATCGTCAGCTTCGGCTCCCAAAACGGCCGACCGTACGTTCCGGGGGTGCCGATCGGGGTGATCGAGCGGGTGGAGTCGACCCCTGGGGAGCTGACCCGCATCGCGTACGCCCGGCCGTATGCGGATCTGACGGCACTCGACGTGGTGGGTGTGGTGGTGGAGGCGCCCAAGCGGGATCCGCGTGACGCGGTGCTGCCCGCCAAGCGTGACGCGGTGCCCGCCAAGGAGGGGTCCCGATGA
- the mreD gene encoding rod shape-determining protein MreD, which yields MIGGISVLLALLAQVMLVNRLPLPAGGAPDLVLLAVVGAALARGASSGAMLGFFAGLLVDVMPPTAHLVGQYAFVLALAGYIAGRGAGGPVTTVVLCVLLAPLLAAAVGMLISDPRVTMSTLIEQVPVTVVYTLLVSPIVIWLTTRGRWSRYST from the coding sequence GTGATCGGCGGGATCTCCGTGCTGCTGGCGTTGCTGGCTCAGGTCATGCTGGTCAATCGGCTGCCACTGCCGGCGGGGGGCGCGCCTGACCTGGTGTTGCTGGCCGTCGTCGGCGCGGCGCTGGCACGGGGGGCTTCGTCCGGGGCGATGCTCGGCTTCTTCGCCGGGCTGCTGGTCGACGTCATGCCGCCGACCGCGCACCTGGTGGGCCAATACGCGTTCGTGCTGGCGCTCGCCGGCTACATCGCCGGGCGCGGTGCGGGCGGGCCGGTGACGACCGTGGTGCTGTGCGTGCTGCTGGCGCCGTTGCTGGCCGCGGCCGTGGGCATGCTCATCTCCGATCCCCGGGTGACCATGTCCACGCTGATCGAGCAGGTGCCGGTCACCGTCGTCTACACGCTGCTCGTTTCGCCGATCGTGATCTGGCTGACGACGCGGGGCAGATGGTCGAGGTACTCGACATGA
- the mrdA gene encoding penicillin-binding protein 2, which produces MIRMRARLLVLHVLVLVLLVVLTVRLWQVQVVRGNEFVTRATETRTRTVIVPAVRGQILDSSGRPLVRNKTALVVSVDRAMLSRMPDGGMTVLRKLSAVLGMPVADLQQRITPCGPGVGKPCWTGSPYQPVPLDEKVDPRKALQILERQEEFPGVTAEIHSVRQYPGGRAGAQMLGYLQPVTEQELEQREGLKASFSGVDLAGRDGLEYVYDDALRGKSGLRRVQVDRMGKALGLEEQVPPIPGDHLVTSIDSRIQTITERALNKAMKSAPAADGGAGVVLDARSGRVVAVASAPGYDPAIWGGGISARGYQWLLSDKSGKPLVSRAINGQFAPGSTFKISSVSAMLRAGYPLNGKYGCPGSYTVGGRAFNNFRGIGLGTLDLHTALVKSCDTIFYRAAYEQYLKDGGRQPKKKPKEVFSNMARSFGFGSPTGVDLPGESAGRIPDRAWKRDLWNRTSAVNCERSRKGYPEVKDRARAEFLKRLALENCTEGFLLRPGDSANFSIGQGDVLVTPMQLARAYMALVSDGKLRSPRIGWAQVRPDGKVVRTFPVPVVGKLPLSEKERLYIKNALSQVAQDGTAAGAFAGFPMNKVRIGGKTGTAEVWGKKDTSWFASFAPTKNPQYVVVVMVSQGGMGSQTAAPAVREIYEGIYGIKRPAAVPGGKLTTKLPTFRPDGTVVPG; this is translated from the coding sequence ATGATCAGGATGCGGGCCCGGCTGCTGGTGCTGCACGTGCTGGTGCTGGTGCTGCTCGTCGTGCTGACTGTGCGCCTGTGGCAGGTGCAGGTCGTGCGCGGAAACGAGTTCGTGACGCGGGCGACGGAGACCAGGACGCGGACGGTCATCGTGCCGGCCGTGCGCGGGCAGATCCTCGACTCGTCGGGACGGCCGCTGGTGCGCAACAAGACCGCGCTCGTCGTGTCCGTGGACCGGGCCATGCTGTCGCGGATGCCCGACGGAGGGATGACGGTGCTGCGCAAGTTGTCCGCGGTGCTCGGCATGCCGGTCGCGGACCTGCAGCAGCGGATCACGCCGTGCGGGCCGGGAGTGGGCAAGCCATGCTGGACGGGATCGCCATACCAGCCGGTTCCGCTGGATGAGAAGGTCGACCCACGCAAAGCGCTGCAGATCCTGGAGCGGCAGGAGGAGTTTCCCGGTGTGACGGCGGAGATCCACTCCGTGCGGCAATATCCCGGCGGCAGGGCCGGCGCGCAGATGCTGGGTTACCTGCAACCGGTGACCGAGCAGGAGCTGGAGCAACGCGAAGGGCTCAAGGCCAGCTTCTCCGGTGTGGACCTGGCCGGGCGCGACGGGCTCGAATACGTCTACGACGACGCGCTACGCGGCAAGTCGGGCCTGCGCAGGGTGCAGGTGGACCGGATGGGCAAGGCCCTCGGGCTGGAGGAGCAGGTGCCGCCCATCCCCGGCGACCACTTGGTCACCAGCATCGACTCACGGATCCAGACCATCACCGAGAGGGCACTGAACAAGGCGATGAAGTCTGCGCCCGCGGCCGACGGCGGGGCCGGGGTGGTGCTGGACGCGCGCTCGGGGCGGGTGGTGGCGGTGGCCAGCGCGCCCGGCTACGACCCGGCGATCTGGGGTGGCGGGATCTCGGCCCGCGGATACCAATGGCTGCTGTCGGACAAGTCCGGTAAGCCGCTGGTGTCGCGGGCCATCAACGGCCAGTTCGCGCCGGGCTCCACGTTCAAGATCTCCTCTGTTTCGGCGATGTTGCGGGCCGGCTATCCGCTCAATGGCAAATACGGCTGCCCGGGCTCCTACACGGTGGGCGGCCGGGCCTTCAACAACTTCCGCGGCATCGGGCTGGGCACCCTCGACCTGCACACGGCGCTGGTCAAGTCCTGCGACACGATCTTCTACCGGGCGGCGTACGAGCAATACCTCAAGGACGGCGGGCGGCAGCCGAAGAAGAAGCCGAAAGAGGTGTTCTCCAACATGGCCAGGTCGTTCGGGTTCGGCAGCCCGACCGGCGTGGACCTGCCCGGCGAGTCGGCCGGCCGCATTCCCGACCGCGCCTGGAAGCGGGATCTGTGGAACAGGACCAGCGCGGTCAACTGTGAGCGGTCGCGCAAGGGATATCCGGAGGTGAAGGACCGGGCGCGGGCCGAGTTCCTCAAGCGGCTGGCGCTGGAAAACTGCACCGAGGGATTCCTGCTGCGGCCGGGCGACTCGGCCAACTTCTCCATCGGCCAGGGCGACGTGCTGGTCACGCCGATGCAGCTGGCCAGGGCGTACATGGCGCTGGTGAGTGACGGGAAGCTGCGCAGCCCGCGCATCGGATGGGCGCAGGTGCGGCCCGACGGCAAGGTGGTCAGGACCTTCCCTGTGCCCGTGGTGGGCAAGCTGCCGCTCAGCGAGAAAGAGCGGCTCTACATCAAGAACGCGCTGAGCCAGGTCGCCCAGGACGGCACCGCGGCGGGGGCGTTCGCCGGGTTCCCGATGAACAAGGTCCGCATCGGTGGCAAGACCGGCACCGCGGAGGTGTGGGGCAAGAAGGACACCTCCTGGTTCGCCTCCTTCGCGCCCACGAAGAACCCTCAGTACGTGGTGGTCGTCATGGTCTCCCAGGGCGGGATGGGCTCGCAGACCGCGGCGCCGGCCGTGCGGGAGATCTACGAGGGCATTTACGGCATCAAGCGTCCCGCGGCCGTGCCCGGCGGGAAGCTGACCACCAAGCTGCCGACGTTCAGGCCGGACGGGACGGTGGTCCCGGGATGA
- the rodA gene encoding rod shape-determining protein RodA, with protein MIARTAVIRRPSLLRRMAHENSTIRRLDGLMLVAVAGLCVIGTLLVWSSTRTWAPGATGLVKKHLLNEVIGVVLCAVVATIDHRAMRAYAPLVFLVSLVGLGLVLTPLGATINGSHSWILLGGGFAVQPSEFAKVGLLLIIAMLLAQPAEGTDRPRGLDVTLALVAAVITMGMVMLQPDLGTAMVLAVITAAGLIIGGVRKRVIIAMTLVAAAGIFAVFKFEMLEPYQVARFTAFVDPSVDPRGVGYNSTQSLIAIGSGQLLGKGLLGGGQTTGRFVPEQHTDFIFTVAGEEFGFLGSVTVVLLLGVVLVRGLKIARKCEDRFGTLVAGTIVCWFAFQTFINVGMTIGIMPITGLPLPFVSYGGTATFANLIAIGLLQAIKMRGQSFN; from the coding sequence ATGATCGCGCGCACCGCTGTCATCCGGCGGCCCTCGCTCCTGCGGCGGATGGCGCACGAGAATTCGACCATACGCCGGCTCGACGGGCTGATGCTGGTCGCGGTGGCCGGGTTGTGCGTGATCGGCACGCTGCTGGTGTGGTCCTCCACCAGGACCTGGGCGCCCGGAGCCACGGGACTGGTGAAGAAGCACCTGCTCAACGAGGTCATCGGAGTGGTGCTGTGCGCGGTGGTGGCCACGATCGATCACCGGGCGATGCGGGCGTACGCGCCGCTGGTGTTCCTGGTGTCCTTGGTGGGCTTGGGGCTGGTGCTCACGCCACTGGGGGCGACGATCAACGGGTCGCATTCGTGGATCCTGCTGGGCGGGGGTTTCGCGGTGCAGCCGTCGGAGTTCGCCAAAGTGGGGCTGCTGCTGATCATCGCGATGCTGCTGGCGCAGCCGGCCGAGGGCACCGATCGGCCCCGCGGGCTCGACGTCACGCTGGCGCTCGTGGCCGCGGTGATCACGATGGGAATGGTGATGCTCCAGCCCGATCTCGGCACGGCCATGGTCCTGGCCGTGATCACGGCGGCTGGGCTGATCATCGGGGGCGTGCGCAAGCGAGTGATCATCGCGATGACGCTGGTGGCCGCAGCCGGGATTTTCGCGGTGTTCAAATTCGAGATGCTGGAGCCTTACCAGGTGGCGCGGTTCACCGCGTTCGTGGATCCGAGCGTCGATCCACGCGGAGTGGGCTACAACAGCACTCAGTCGCTGATCGCCATCGGATCCGGGCAGTTGCTGGGCAAGGGGCTGCTCGGCGGCGGGCAGACGACCGGCAGGTTCGTGCCCGAGCAGCACACCGACTTCATCTTCACGGTGGCGGGAGAGGAGTTCGGCTTCCTCGGGTCGGTCACCGTCGTGTTGTTGCTCGGCGTGGTGCTGGTGCGCGGGCTGAAGATCGCCAGGAAGTGTGAGGACCGGTTCGGGACGCTGGTCGCAGGGACGATCGTGTGCTGGTTCGCCTTCCAGACGTTCATCAATGTCGGGATGACGATCGGGATCATGCCGATCACCGGGCTGCCGCTGCCGTTCGTGTCATATGGCGGGACCGCGACATTCGCGAATCTCATCGCGATTGGGCTTCTCCAAGCCATCAAGATGCGCGGCCAGTCGTTTAATTAG